A single genomic interval of Drosophila virilis strain 15010-1051.87 chromosome 2, Dvir_AGI_RSII-ME, whole genome shotgun sequence harbors:
- the pre-mod(mdg4)-X gene encoding uncharacterized protein pre-mod(mdg4)-X: MYTVERKYLTTINWVCTKNSNVKIRCPARCVTTAGSSGRNSIKLSHRKHNHASNSFKMHKPRAVLPALSKIKSSSS, encoded by the coding sequence ATGTACACTGTCGAGCGCAAATATCTGACCACCATCAACTGGGTGTGCACCAAGAACAGCAATGTGAAGATCCGCTGCCCGGCACGCTGCGTCACAACAGCTGGCAGCAGCGGCCGCAACAGCATCAAGCTGAGCCATCGCAAGCACAATCATGCCAGCAATTCGTTCAAAATGCACAAGCCTCGGGCAGTGTTGCCAGCTTTATCCAAAATTAAAAGTAGCAGCAGTTAG
- the pre-mod(mdg4)-W gene encoding uncharacterized protein pre-mod(mdg4)-W has translation FSIYFCQALLKILFITLIYFPFLHFPAALGDYLPVDAVINAQGQCVLDKCPKLRFIQGQRKSLQLVYDKYAYAKNNEHGATTYWNCRIRRTGLPACNARLSTTRLPKGSYKVCLTRPQHNHPPSRRIARMLESHNPCAR, from the coding sequence ttttcgatttatttttGCCAGGCGCTGCTCAAGATCCTGTTCATCACACTAATATATTTTCCCTTTCTACATTTTCCAGCTGCTCTGGGCGACTATCTGCCCGTGGATGCGGTGATCAATGCGCAAGGCCAGTGCGTGCTGGACAAGTGCCCCAAGCTGCGCTTCATCCAGGGCCAACGGAAGTCGCTGCAGCTGGTCTATGACAAATATGCGTACGCCAAGAACAACGAGCACGGCGCCACCACCTACTGGAATTGTCGCATACGACGCACTGGATTGCCGGCGTGCAATGCACGTCTCTCCACGACCCGGCTTCCCAAGGGCAGCTACAAAGTGTGCCTGACACGTCCGCAGCACAATCATCCGCCGTCCAGGCGCATCGCCCGCATGCTAGAGAGCCATAACCCATGCGCACGATAG
- the pre-mod(mdg4)-V gene encoding uncharacterized protein pre-mod(mdg4)-V, whose protein sequence is MQLIYGGQPFIFEKTLKLSTGEEKRYWRCNQWWNQKCRSRVFTINDIVCPLNRFHTHEEIVRRKKRVRRVPVPDAKAYATTAARQEQQQQQAQAQQDQQQQQQQLHHHHHHQQQQQQQLASDAMLTTTLSDETTATIDVNELGMHLKYEEIVADVTGIVGGAHSHARVLGRKK, encoded by the coding sequence ATGCAGCTCATCTATGGCGGGCAGCCGTTCATCTTCGAGAAGACCCTGAAGCTGTCGACGGGCGAGGAGAAGCGCTATTGGCGCTGCAATCAATGGTGGAATCAAAAGTGCCGCTCGCGTGTTTTCACAATCAACGACATTGTCTGCCCGCTGAATCGCTTTCACACGCACGAGGAGATTGTGCGGCGCAAGAAGCGCGTGCGGCGCGTTCCAGTGCCCGATGCCAAGGCTTAtgccacaacagcagccaggcaggagcagcagcagcagcaggcacaggCGCAGCAggatcaacagcaacagcagcagcagctccatcatcatcatcatcatcagcagcagcagcagcagcagctggcaagcGATGCCATGCTGACCACGACCTTGTCGGACGAGACCACAGCCACCATTGATGTGAACGAGCTGGgcatgcatttaaaatatgagGAAATTGTCGCCGATGTAACTGGCATTGTGGGCGGGGCACACAGCCATGCCCGAGTGCTGGGCCGCAAGAAGTGA
- the pre-mod(mdg4)-AD gene encoding uncharacterized protein pre-mod(mdg4)-AD, which translates to MYHKAKCRARLVTRITSQGDLIHVTSYRHTHPVMFMLQQQQESLDVDKLCLARNPLCIGIRPAKQEPVKLS; encoded by the coding sequence ATGTACCACAAGGCCAAGTGCCGGGCCCGCCTGGTGACGCGCATCACCAGCCAGGGGGATCTGATCCATGTGACCAGCTACAGGCACACGCATCCGGTCATGTTtatgctgcaacagcagcaggagagcCTGGACGTGGATAAGCTCTGTCTGGCGCGCAATCCGCTGTGCATTGGCATACGCCCGGCTAAACAGGAGCCGGTCAAACTAAGCTAA
- the pre-mod(mdg4)-AE gene encoding uncharacterized protein pre-mod(mdg4)-AE, with product KICLFYALFAASASSPRYRRITYRERAGCLLIDGFRFVISYQQRKRCYLKCSNFRSQCRARAIQNKETGQVQLRNGVHNHNRGQKMAAHKATN from the coding sequence aaaatttgtttattttatgctcTGTTCGCAGCATCCGCCTCCTCGCCCCGATACCGACGCATCACTTACAGAGAACGCGCCGGCTGCCTGCTCATCGATGGCTTTCGTTTCGTGATCAGCTATCAGCAGCGGAAGCGCTGCTATCTGAAATGTTCCAATTTTCGCAGCCAGTGCCGGGCGCGTGCCATACAGAACAAGGAGACCGGGCAGGTGCAGCTGCGCAATGGAGTTCACAATCATAATCGTGGGCAGAAAATGGCCGCGCACAAAGCTACAAATTGA